Part of the Devosia sp. SL43 genome, CGGGTCGAAATCAATCGAGACGATTTCGGCATGCGCCCGCGTCGACAGCGCCAGATAGGCATGCATCGTACCCGCTGGCTCGATCATGTCGTCGATGTATTCCGCCGTGCCGGTAACGTGCTTGGGTCCGCTGTCGTGGCGCGTCGAGGTGTGCAGGCTGGCGATTGCGATGGGCGCTTCGTGCTTGTTCATGCCACCTCCCGCCGAAGGCGTTGCCCATGGCCCGAGGTTTCGAGGAAGAAGCGTTGCAGCAGGTTCTTCGCCGTCAGCAGACGGTAGTCGGCGCTGGCGCGCATATCGGAGATTGGCTGGTAGTCTTCACCGAACGCGGCCATGGCGGCGTCGATGGTTGCCTGTGTCCAGGGCTTACCGACGAGGGCTGCTTCGACCGCCCTGGCCCGCTTGGGCGTAGCGGCCATGCCACCGAAAGCGATGCGAGCCATGCCCACCGTACCAGTGTCGCTGACAAACACCCGGAAGGCGCCGCACAGCGTCGAGATGTCTTCCTCGCGACGCTTGGAAATCTTGTAGACGGCGAACTTCTCGCCATCCGGCAGCAGCGGAATGGTCACGCTCTCGACGAACTCGCCGGGCTGGCGGTCCTGCTTGCCGTAGGCGACGAAGAAATCCTCAAGCTTGATCTCGCGGCGATGCTCACCCTTGCGCAGATGCAGCTTTGCGCCCAGCGCAATGAACGGTGGCGGCGTGTCGCCGATGGGCGATCCATTGGCGATATTGCCGCCGATTGTACCCATATTGCGGATCTGCTCGCCGGCAATGCGATGCCACAACTCGCCGAGATCGGGGAACGTCGCAGCGATGACCGGCAGCGCTTCCGAATAAGAAACGCCGGCATAGAAGCGCACTTCGCTGGCATTCTCGGCGATGCGCTTGAGTTCCTGCAGGTGGTTGATGAAGATCACTGGCCCGATGGGGCGCATGAACTTGGTGACCCACAGTCCCACATCGGTTGAGCCGTTGACGATGGTTGCCGTCGGGTTGGCTTCATAGAATGTCGCGAAATCGTCGAGGCTCGCGGGCACGATGATGTGCTCGGCGCCCTCGCCGATCTCGACGCGCGTGCCGTCCGTAATCGCCTTGATCTTGCCCTTGAGCGCAATGCGCTCGGCCCAGAGTGGATCGCCCTGTGGCAGGCCATAAGTGGAGATCGCCTTGCCGGCTCGGATGATCGGCGCATAGCCGGTGCAGCGGCAGAGATTGCCCTGAAGGGCCTTCTCGATGGCGGTCTGGCTCGGGTCGGGGTCGCGCATCCACAGACCATAGAGCGACATGACGAAGCCCGGCGTACAGAAGCCGCACTGGCTGCCGTGGTGATCAACCATAGCCTGCTGCACGGGATGGAGATTCCCCTCCTTTCCGCGCAGGTGCTCGATGGTCACGACATGCGTACCGTGCAGGCTACCTACGAAGCGGATGCAGGCTGTGACTGAGTCGTAGATGATCTCGTCGCCCATCAACCGGCCGACCAGCACCGTGCAGGCCCCGCAATCGCCCTCGGCGCAGCCTTCCTTGGAGCCGCGCAGGCGACGGTCCAGCCGCAGCCAATCGAGTAGCGTGGTGTCGGGCTTCACATCGGTGAGGCTGATTTCGGTATCGTTGAGGATGAACCGGATGGCGCCCGAAATCTCGGTCATCCCTCAGCTCCCCCGATAGGTCGAATAGGCGAAAGGGCTGACCAGCAGCGGCACATGATAGTGCTTGTCTTCGGAGATCGTGAAACGGATCGGCACCACATTGAGGAACGGCGTTTCGAGCTCGACGCCAAGCCGCTCGAAATATTGCCCCACATGGAAATGGATTTCGAACTCGCCATGCTGGAACTGCTGCTCATCAAGCAGCGGTGCATCCACCCGCCCATCTGCATTGGTGTAGCTGTCAGCGATATGGTGATTATGGTCGCCATGGACGAACAGCAATTCGATGCGCATGCCACGCGCCGGCTTGCCGTGCATGGTGTCCAAGACATGCGTCGTGAGGCGTCCACTACCCGCCATTTGCTGCTCCGTCCAACGTCCCCGGACAATGAGACTATCGCATCACGCCCGATGCGCAATGCTCATTTTTTACCATCTGGTCCATTTTTGTGCACCTTGTCACAGCCGGCACGATTCATAGTATTGCGGCATCAGCAGACGAGAAGAGACCCCATGCGCTACCCCCGCGACATGCACGGCTACGGCCCCAATCCGCCACATGCCAACTGGCCCGGCGGCGCCCATGTGGCCGTTCAGTTCGTGCTCAATTACGAAGAGGGCGGCGAGAACAATATCCTGCACGGCGATGCAGCATCGGAGGCCTTTCTCGTCGATGTGCTCGGTGCGGCACCCTGGCCGGGGCAGCGCCACGCCAACGTCGAGTCGATGTATGAATATGGCGCCCGCGCCGGCTTCTGGCGCTTGCACCGGCTGTTCACCGAGGCCAGCCTGCCGGTCACCATCTACGGCGTCGCCACAGCACTAATGCGCGCCCCGGCCCAATTGGCGGCCATGCAGGAGGCCGGCTGGGAGATTGCCAGCCACGGCTACAAGTGGGTGCAGCATAAGGACATGCCGCCCGACGAAGAGCGGCAACAGATTGCGGAGGCCATCCGCATCCATACTATCGCCACCGGCGAGCGGCCCCGGGGCTGGTACACTGGTCGCTCATCGCTGCAGACGGTTGATCTCGTCTCCGAAGCCGGCGGCTTTGCTTATATCTCAGACACTTATGACGACGACCTGCCCTATTGGCGCGTACATCAGGGCAAACCGCACCTCATCATCCCCTATTCGCTTTCCACCAACGACATGCGCTTCGTCACCGGGCCGGGCTTCGACAATGGCGAGGAGTATTTCCAGTTCCTCAAGGACAGTTTTGACTGCCTTTATGCCGAAGGTCAGGCCGGATCACCCAAGATGATGTCGCTGGGCCTACATTGCCGCCTGGTCGGCCAGCCCGGCCGTTTCCAAGGCCTCAAAAAGTTCGTCGACTATATCAAGGGCTTCGACAAGGTCTGGGTGCCGACACGACTTGCCATTGCTGAGCACTGGGCCCGAGAACATCCCTATGTGGCGCCCGAGGTCATCCCCTCCCAGCTCGACAAGTCCGACTTCGTTAGCCGTTACGGTTCGATCTTCGAGCACTCCCATTGGATTGCCGAACGAGCTTGGGAGGGCGAACTCGCGCCCGCCAACGACACGGCGGTGGGCCTCCACTTCGCGCTGCGCACCCAGTTCCGCATGGCGACGCCCGAGGAGCGCCTCGCCGTGCTGCGCGCCCATCCCGACCTGGCTGGCAAGCTCGCTGCCGCCAAACGCCTGACGGACGCGTCTACATCAGAACAGGCCTCGGCGGGTCTCGACGCCCTGACCGACGACGAGCGCGAGCGCTTTACGGCGCTAAACACTCATTATGTCGAGAAGTTCGGATTCCCCTTCATCATCGCGGTGCGCGACAATACCAAGGCTACAATCCTTGAGGCGTTCGAGAAGCGCATCAACAACAGTGCTGAACAGGAATTTGCGACGGCTTGTGCCCAGGTGGAACGCATCGCGATGCTGCGCCTGCAGGCGATGCTGGATTAGCCGTTCAAGTCATCCGGGTCGAAACCAATCACTGGCTCGTCCCGGAACAGGCTCATCACCAGCGTGAATAGTGCCAGCCAGGGCAGGTGGTGCTGCAGCCAGGCGTGGGGCGCGACCCCATTATGGGCGGTGAAATGTTCCATCCCCCATAGCATCGCGCGAATGTTTGAAGAATTAGTAACCCTAACAGGCTGTTAGGACCATTTGTTGGGTCAGCGCTGAAGTCCGAACGGCACCCATATCGTTTGACCCTTGGCCTTTGCCCGCTCGACACTCTAGTGTCGGGACGAGATTCCAGGACCAGGACCCAATGGCCAATACCACCTATGCCACGCCCGCAGCCGGCCTGCCGCCGCAAAGCGCCATCCATACCGGTCGCGCCGTGTTTACCGAGGCCTATGCCGTCATTCCGCGCGGTGTAATGACCGACATCGTGACCAGCTATCTGCCGCATTGGCGCGACGAACGCTGCTGGGTGATCGCCCGCCCGCTGTCTGGCTTCTCCGAGACGTTCTCGCAATACATCATGGAAGTGATGCCCGGCGGCGGCAGCGACCAGCCCGAACCCGATCCGACGGCGGAAGGCGTGCTATTCGTGGTGGAGGGGTTGGCAACGGTCACCATCGAGGGCAAATCGCATCTGCTCAAGCCGGGTGGCTATGCTTTCCTGCCGCCAGCCTGCAAATGGACCTTCGTCAACAAGGGCACGGCTCCCGTACGCTTTCATTGGATTCGAAAACGCTACGAGGCCGTCCAGGGCATTGAGATCCCATCCGCCTTCGTCGCCAACGAGCAAGACGAGCCAATCATCTGGATGAACGGCACCAAGAATACCTGGGGCACGACCCGCTTCGTCAAACCGTCCGACGTCCGCCACGATATGCACGTCAACATTGTCACCCTCGAACCCGGCGCGGTCATTCCCTTCGAGGAGACCCATGTCATGGAGCACGGACTTTATGTGCTCGAGGGCAAAGCGGTCTATCGGCTCAATCGCGACTGGGTCGAGGTCGAGGCCGGCGACTTCATGTGGCTGCGCGCCTTCTGCCCGCAGGCCTGCTATGCCGGGCCCGCTCGTTTCCGCTATCTGCTCTACAAGGACGTCAATCGTCACATGAAGCTGGGCGGCGTCCTCAAGTGAGCACGGTTGTCATCGAGCCGCTGACAGCAGCGGCCTTTGCGCCGTTCGGGCAGGTGATCGAGCTCGATGGCGCGCATCACTACCCCATCAATAACGGCATGACCGAACGCTACCACGACCTGGCGAAGGTCGAGCTGGGCGGCGTTCACGCCCGCCCGCTAATCTCCATCTTCCGCGGCAAGCCCTACACCCTGCCGTTGGAACTCAGGCTCGTCGAACGCCACCCGCTGGGCAGCCAGGCCTTCTATCCGCTGTCGGATAGTCCATGGCTGGTCATCGTCGCGACCGACGAAGGCGGCAGCCCCACCGGCTTGCGCGCCTTTCGCCCAGCGCCCGATCAGGGCGTCAATATCGCCATGAACACTTGGCACGGCGTGCTGACACCGCTTGAACGTGAGGCCGCTTTTCTGGTGGTTGATCGGGGTGGCGATGGCAACAATCTGGAGGAACATCATTTCGATGTTCCTCACACTATCCGCCTGCCCTAAACCATCAGCAAAACTCCCCCTCGAAACTGTCACGTCCCTGCGCTAGTCTTGCCGCCGCGGCGATCGGGAGGACGATATGTTTGTTTCAAGACTGTTGCGCACGGGGTTGGCACTACTGACACTGCTGACGCTTGTTTCCGCTGCCGCCGCCGATGATGTGACCTTCACGGGCGAAGTCACCTATCGCGAACGCATGCTGCTGCCGCCTGACTCAGCGCTGACAATTACTTTGGTGAGCCTGCCCGATCAGAGCCCGATCACCAGCGCCACCGCAGTCCTGGCCGACAGGGCGGCCTCGCCTATCCAGTTTACCCTTAACGTGCGCAGCACTGTATTGGCGAGCGGCGGGCAATACGGCCTTGTGGCGCAGATCATGTTGGCTGGCGGCGGCAGCTTCACCAATGTGGAACCGCTGCTGGTTGATCCCGCCGATCCGGAACGCAACCTTATCGAGGTCGCATTCCTCGCTCCACCGCCACACGACCCGCCTGTCGAA contains:
- the xdhA gene encoding xanthine dehydrogenase small subunit — translated: MTEISGAIRFILNDTEISLTDVKPDTTLLDWLRLDRRLRGSKEGCAEGDCGACTVLVGRLMGDEIIYDSVTACIRFVGSLHGTHVVTIEHLRGKEGNLHPVQQAMVDHHGSQCGFCTPGFVMSLYGLWMRDPDPSQTAIEKALQGNLCRCTGYAPIIRAGKAISTYGLPQGDPLWAERIALKGKIKAITDGTRVEIGEGAEHIIVPASLDDFATFYEANPTATIVNGSTDVGLWVTKFMRPIGPVIFINHLQELKRIAENASEVRFYAGVSYSEALPVIAATFPDLGELWHRIAGEQIRNMGTIGGNIANGSPIGDTPPPFIALGAKLHLRKGEHRREIKLEDFFVAYGKQDRQPGEFVESVTIPLLPDGEKFAVYKISKRREEDISTLCGAFRVFVSDTGTVGMARIAFGGMAATPKRARAVEAALVGKPWTQATIDAAMAAFGEDYQPISDMRASADYRLLTAKNLLQRFFLETSGHGQRLRREVA
- the uraH gene encoding hydroxyisourate hydrolase; its protein translation is MAGSGRLTTHVLDTMHGKPARGMRIELLFVHGDHNHHIADSYTNADGRVDAPLLDEQQFQHGEFEIHFHVGQYFERLGVELETPFLNVVPIRFTISEDKHYHVPLLVSPFAYSTYRGS
- the puuE gene encoding allantoinase PuuE encodes the protein MRYPRDMHGYGPNPPHANWPGGAHVAVQFVLNYEEGGENNILHGDAASEAFLVDVLGAAPWPGQRHANVESMYEYGARAGFWRLHRLFTEASLPVTIYGVATALMRAPAQLAAMQEAGWEIASHGYKWVQHKDMPPDEERQQIAEAIRIHTIATGERPRGWYTGRSSLQTVDLVSEAGGFAYISDTYDDDLPYWRVHQGKPHLIIPYSLSTNDMRFVTGPGFDNGEEYFQFLKDSFDCLYAEGQAGSPKMMSLGLHCRLVGQPGRFQGLKKFVDYIKGFDKVWVPTRLAIAEHWAREHPYVAPEVIPSQLDKSDFVSRYGSIFEHSHWIAERAWEGELAPANDTAVGLHFALRTQFRMATPEERLAVLRAHPDLAGKLAAAKRLTDASTSEQASAGLDALTDDERERFTALNTHYVEKFGFPFIIAVRDNTKATILEAFEKRINNSAEQEFATACAQVERIAMLRLQAMLD
- a CDS encoding bifunctional allantoicase/(S)-ureidoglycine aminohydrolase — its product is MANTTYATPAAGLPPQSAIHTGRAVFTEAYAVIPRGVMTDIVTSYLPHWRDERCWVIARPLSGFSETFSQYIMEVMPGGGSDQPEPDPTAEGVLFVVEGLATVTIEGKSHLLKPGGYAFLPPACKWTFVNKGTAPVRFHWIRKRYEAVQGIEIPSAFVANEQDEPIIWMNGTKNTWGTTRFVKPSDVRHDMHVNIVTLEPGAVIPFEETHVMEHGLYVLEGKAVYRLNRDWVEVEAGDFMWLRAFCPQACYAGPARFRYLLYKDVNRHMKLGGVLK
- a CDS encoding ureidoglycolate lyase, which translates into the protein MSTVVIEPLTAAAFAPFGQVIELDGAHHYPINNGMTERYHDLAKVELGGVHARPLISIFRGKPYTLPLELRLVERHPLGSQAFYPLSDSPWLVIVATDEGGSPTGLRAFRPAPDQGVNIAMNTWHGVLTPLEREAAFLVVDRGGDGNNLEEHHFDVPHTIRLP
- a CDS encoding META domain-containing protein; translation: MFVSRLLRTGLALLTLLTLVSAAAADDVTFTGEVTYRERMLLPPDSALTITLVSLPDQSPITSATAVLADRAASPIQFTLNVRSTVLASGGQYGLVAQIMLAGGGSFTNVEPLLVDPADPERNLIEVAFLAPPPHDPPVEILPVEPIEPLSPLLDTAWRVIGIGGDPVLADTEVTLSIAGDRRAGGNGGCNNYFTEASFDLTPLSFGPVAGTRMACTPATMEQEAAYFAALRTTTGYELSGNSLSLVDAIGVPIVELVRLQ